The Haloprofundus salinisoli region ACCGGCGTTCGTCGGGTGGCGAACGTCGCCGCCGACCCGCGAACGAGCTACGAACTCGACCCAGAAGCGACGCTCGAAGCCGTCGAATCGGCCGAGGCCGCGGGTGACGACGTAGTCGGCTTCTATCACTCCCATCCCGAGAGTCCGGCGCATCCGAGCGAGACCGACCGCCGCGAGGCGACGTGGGAGGGGTACGTCTACCTCATCGTCTCGCCGGCGTTCGACGAACTGCGCGCGTGGCGCTGGACCGGCGAGCGGTTCGACCCCCTCGACGTCGAAATCGGTTAATCGGCCAAAATCGACTCGATTCGACCGAACCCGTCAGGGGCGATGCGGTGGTCGGCGGACTCGGTCTCGCCGTTCGTAACCTCACCGCTCTCCCGCATCGGGTCGCCGACGAGTATCGTCCGAAAGCCCGCCTCGTTCGCGGGCGCGATGTCGTCCTCGGGGTCGTCGGCGACGTAGACGTGCTCGTCGCCGGGAAGTCGGTCGCGGGCCATCTCGAAGATTCGCCGGTCGGGTTTCGTCACGCCCACGTCGTGCGAGACGAGCACCTCGTCGAACAGCGGAGAGAGTCCGTGTCGGTCGAGTTTCGCGCGCTGGACGTCGCCGACGCCGTTCGAGAGCACCCCGAGCCGGTGCTCGGCGGCGAGTGATTCGAGTGCGTCGACGGCACTCGGGGCGACGACGGACGCACGAAGTTCGGCTTCGATGCGCGCTTCCGCGAACGCTTCGGGGTTGGCCTCGGGGGCATACTCCGCACAGAGCTCTCTCGCGGCGGCGAGATACGGATCGTCGTCGAACGCGGCGAACTGCTCGAAGAACCGTTCGGTGTAGTACGCTTCCGCCGCCTCACCGGCTGGGACGCCGGTCGACTCGGCGGCCGAAGCGAACATATCCGCGAAGGAGCGGTCGTACCGGACGAGCGTGCCGTCGAGGTCGACGTAGACCACAGCCATACCGGAGCGGCGCGGCGGAGATTCAAAAACCCCTAACCACGGGCGCGACCAAGCGGCGATAGATGACCCCCGACCCCGAGTTGTACGACTCGCTGGACGGACAGGTAGCGCTCGTCACCGGCGCGAACCGCGGCATCGGCCGGGAACTCGCCGCCCGACTGACCGACCTCGGCGCGACGGTGTACGCCGGCGTTCGGAGCGTCGGCCACGAGATACCCGACGACCAGCGGCGTGTGCTGTTGGACGTGACCCAGGAGGGCGACGTTCACGAGGCGATGGCGACTATCGACGACGAGGAAGGCGGACTCGATATCCTCGTGAACAACGCCGGAATCATCGGTCCGAGCGACTCGCTGGCGGCGTCGCGGACGCCCGAACTCGACCGGACGCTCGCGACGAACCTCCGCGGGCCGATGCTCGTCACGAAGTACGCGCTGCCGGCGCTCACCGCCGAACCCGGCGGCCGCGTCGTCAACCTCTCCTCGGGGATGGGCGCGCTCGGCGAACCGCAGTCGGGCGGGTCGGCGGCGTATCGAATCTCGAAAACAGGACTGAACGGGCTAACGGCGTACCTCCACGGCGAGTACGGCGACGACGGACTGCTGGCGAACTCGGTGTGTCCCGGGTGGGTCCGGACGGAGATGGGCGGCGAGAACGCGAATCGGCCGGTCGAGAAGGGCGCGGAGACGCCGCTGTGGCTCTGTCGCTTCCGCCCGGGGAGTCCCGCCGGGAAGTTCTGGCGCGACAGAGATGTCATCGGCTGGTAACAGGCGGCAAAACAGCAACCGACAGCCTACTCGGCGAGGAACTCCTTGAGCAGCTCGCTGACGCGGACGGGTTCTTCGTGCTGCACCCAGTGGGTCGCGTCGTCGAGCATCACCAACCGTCCGTGCTCGCACATGTCGACGCTCTCACGGGCCATCGACTTCTTGAGGAACTGGTCTTTCGCCCCCCAGATGACGAGCGTCGGCGGTTTGACGTGACCGTTTTCGGGCGTGGGCCGCGACCGGGCGACGGCGCGATACCAGTTTACCATGCCGGTGAACGCGCCGGGTTGGCCCCACGCCCGTCGATAGCGCTCGAAATCCGACGGCGAGAACGTCCCCGGTTCGCTCGACTGGCGCATCGTCCGGACGAGCAGCCGCCAGTCGCCCGCCTTCGACAACCGTTCGGGGACGAACGGCACTTGGAAGAAACCGACGTACCAACTTCGGAGTTTCTGCCCGAAGCTCCGCTTGAGCGTCCGGCGGAACACCGTCGGATGCGGGACGTTGAGGATGCCCAGGTGGTCGACCCTGTCGGGGTAGTGAAGCGCCACCCACCACGCCACGGCCGCGCCCCAGTCGTGGCCGACGATGGCGGCCGTCTCGCGCCCCGCGTCGTCGAGGATACCGACCACGTCGGCGGCGAGTTCCTCGATTCGGTACGCCGAGAGGTCGTCGGGCTTGTCGCTGAGGTTGTAGCCGCGCTGGTCGGGGACGACGACGCGGTAGCCGGCGTTCGCCAGCGGCCGAATCTGATCGCACCAGCCGTACCAGAACTCCGGGAAACCGTGGAGTAAGACGACGAGTGGCCCGTCTTCCGGTCCTGCTTGAATCGTGTGCAACCGGACGCCGTTGGCCTCGACGTAGACGGAGTCGCCGGGTATCTCGGTCACAGGTGCGCTCTCGATGTCTGCGTTGCCTGTCATCCTCACTCCATCGGGACGATATCGTCGGTCAACCAGCAGCCATCGCGTTCGCCGCCGCGCTGGCGCGAGAGGTGGGACTCGTAGCGGACCTCCTCGGGCGAGAATCGGGGCGTCGGTTGCGGGAGTCCGTGGCGTCGATACTGCTCGTTCATGGACTACGTACGGCGCACGCCTCCAAATAGCTGCTTGCCGCGAGCGTCAGTTCTCGCCGCGCGTGGCGGCCGTCATCGACCAGACCGCCGTCAACCCCAAGATGACCGCCGGTGCCAGCGGCAGCGCGAGCATCGCGGCGAAAAACGAGAGACCCAGTTCGCCCGGCGCGCTGGGGACCAGGTAGATGACGCCGGGCACCACGAGAAACGAGAGGACCACGGCGGCGACGAGCGCCCACCCGCGGTCGCCGAACCCCGCCGGCTCGGGTTCCGCGCTGGGTTCGCCGTTCGGCCGGTGGACGTACCCGCGCTCGGACGTGGTCCGACCGACCTTCGACTCCTCAGAGTCACGAACCCCGTCGGGTTCTCTCTCCGCTGGACCTTCGTTACTCGTACTCACTGTCGGGTATTACGACCACCTTGCCAAAGCCCTCACGGTTCTCTATCATCTCGTGAGCGCGTTCGGCCTCGCTCATCGGCAGCGTCTCCCGGATGCGCGGTTCGAACGTGCCGTCCCAGACGAGTTCGAGCACGTCGTCGACCTGCCCGGGCGTCGCCATCGTTGACCCGATGACCGACAGCTGGTTCCAGAAGATGCGGTTCAGTCCCGCCCCCGGATTGCCGCCCGTCGTCGCCCCGCAGGTGACGATGCGGCCCCCTTTGGCGAGGCTCTTCAACGAGTCGGGGTAGGTCGCCTCGCCGACGTGGTCGACGACCATGTCGACGCCGCGCTTGCCGGTCAACTCGCGGATTTCGGACGCGAAATCCTCCTCCTCGTAGTTGATGACGTGGTCTGCGCCGCACTCCTTCGCGTACCCCAGTTTCTCCTCGCTCGAGGCGGTGGCGTACACCTCTGCGCCGGCGTAGTCGGCTATCTGGACCGCCGCGTGGCCGACGCCGCCGGAGGCCCCGAGAACGAGCACCTTCTCGCCCGCCTGCAGCTCACCGCGGTCGAGGAGCATCCGCCACGCCGTCTGAAAGACGAGCGACGCCGACCCGGCGATTTCCCAGTCGACGTGGTCGGGGACGGAGACGAGATTCCGTTCGGGCACGGCCGCCTTCTCGGCGTGGACGCCGCGGACGTGCTCGCCGATGATGTGGAAACGGACGCAGCGGGCGACGTCGCCGTCGCGGCAGAACTCGCACTGGCCGCACCAGACGCCCGCGCTGACGGCGACGTGGTCACCCTCCTCGAACCGAGTGACTTTCTCGCCGACCGCTTCGACGACGCCGGCCGCGTCGCTGCCGGGGATGTGCGGCATCTCCAGATCGATGCCGGGCATCCCCTTTCGCGTCCAGATGTCGAGGTGGTTCAACGCGCCCGCCTTGACGTCGACGAGTACCTCGTCGGGACCCGGGTCGGGGTCGGAGAACTCCCCGTACTCGATGACGTCGCGGTCGCCGTGCTCCGTGAACTGGACGGCTTTCATGCTCGTACCCAGCACCCGGCGCGTCAAAACTGTGTGTTTCAGTCCGACGACTTGCCGGTTGACCATTGTCTATCAAACAGATTCGGCGTCGCCGCGGTGAGATTACCCGGTGCCCACTGCCGTCGCCCGGAGTTTTGGTGCCGCCGTGCGAACCGTGGTACATGAGCGAAAACGAGAGCGGCGACGGCGACCATCACCACAGCCACGACTCCGAGACCGACGACCACAGCCGCGGAGACGGTCACGACTCGGACACTGGCGACGACCGCCTCGGCTACGGTTCAGACATCGATGACCACCACAGACGCGACTCAGACACCGAGGATCACCATCACAGCCACGACCATCACCACCACGACGTCGAGACGCTCGGATTCGCCGTCGTCACTGTTTCCTCCACGCGCTCGCTCGACGACGACCCGGCGGGCGACGCCATCGCCGCCGCGTTCGAGGCGGCGGGTCACGAACTGGCGACCCGCGAACTCGTCAGCGACAACTACGACGGCGTCCAGGGCGCGGTCAACCGACTCGTCAGCCGCGACGACACCGACGTGGTCGTCACCACCGGCGGAACCGGCGTCACGCCCGACGACGTGACCGTCGGAGCCGTCGAACCGATTCTGGAGAAGGAACTGCCCGGCTTCGGCGAACTGTTTCGAAGGCTGTCGTACGACGAGATCGGCACCCGCGTCATCGGCACGCGCGCTACCGCGGGCGTCACCGACGGCGTGCCGGTGTTCTGCCTCCCCGGGAGCGAGAACGCCGCCCGACTCGGCGCGGAGGAGATTATCGTCCCCGAGGCCGGCCACCTCACCGGGTTGGCGACGCGCGAGGAGGACGGCGAAAACGACGAGAACTGACCGAATTGAGCGCCGTCATTCGGTCGCGGATTCCTCGCCGTCGTCGCGGCCGGGGTCGTGACTCTCGAACCAGTCGGTGAGCTCGCGCAGACGGTGGGTCGCCCGCTCGGGAGCGCCGATGTTGTGGTGCTCGTCGGGGTAGACGACGAGCTTGGCGTCGACGCCGCGGCGGCGAACGCTCACGTACAGCTGCTCGGCCTGCGACAGTGGACAGCGCCAGTCCTCGCCGCCGGCGGTGACGAGCAGCGGCGTGTCGATTTCGCCGACGTCGCGGATGCTGGAGATGGCGCGGTACTCCTCTGGTTTCTCCCACGGCAGGCCGATGTCGTGGACGTACCACTGGTGGAGGTCGGCGGTGCCGAACAGCGAGTAGAAGTCGTAGATGCCGTGTTCGGGCGCGGCCGCGGCGAACATATCCGTCCGCGTGACGACGTAGGCGGTGTTGATGCCGCCCTGCGAGAACCCGGAGATGAACAGGCGGTCGGCGTCGGCCCACCCGCGGTCGACGAGCTCCTCGACGCCCGAGATGATGTCGTCGGCCTCGCGCGGCCCCCACTCGCCGCGGATGGACTCGCTGAACTCGCGGCCGTATGAGGTCGATCCGCGGTAGTTGACGTTGAAGACGACGTAGCCGCGGCCGGTCCAGTAGCTGTAGTCGAAACTGAACCCGGGGGCGTCGTAGGCGGTGGGGCCGCCGTGGATGTGCGCGATGACCGGGTACGACTCGTTCTCCGGGTCGAATCCGTCGGGGCGGTACGCCAGCCCCTCTACCTCGACGCCGTCGCCGTTCTCGTAGCGAACCCGTTCGCAGGTCGGCAGCGCGGCGTCCGAGAGGAGGTCGTCGTTCAGTCGCGTCAGCCGAACCGGATCACTCCCGTCCGACTCGGTCGCGTCGAGCGCGTACAGGTCCGCGCCCTCGCTCGGGTGGCTCAGACAGACGACGACTCGGTTGCCGCCCACCGAGAACTGTGTGATGGTCCGGTCCGTCCCCTGATTTTCGAAGACGCGTTCCGGCGCGTCTCGCTCGGCGTCCAGGCGGACGAGTCGGGTCAGCGCCTCGTCGCCGACGGGCGCGAGCAGTTCGTCGTCGCTCACCCATTCGGGCGCGCCGCCCCACGAGCGAGTGCGGTCCAGCGACGCGGAGACAGAACGCGCTTCGGAACCTTCCGCGTCGTCGACGACGTACACCTCGGTCGGGTGGCAGGTGTTCGTCGGGTTCGCGCCGTCGAAGGCGAGGCGTTCGCCCGCCGCGTCCCACCGCGGGTTGGAGACGCCGATGTCGCCGTGGGTGAGTCGGCGGAGGCCCTCGCCGTCGCTGCCGACGGTGTAGAGGTCCTGCTCGAACGTGCGGTCGGGGTTCTCGCCGCGGTACGACCGGAAGGCGATTCGACCCTCTGAGCCCCACGCCGGGTGGAGGCCGCCGGTACTCATCGCGCCACGGGCGTAGGCGTCGTCGAGTCGCTCGGCCTCGCTGCGCTCCAAATCGACGACGAACAGGTAGCTCCGCACGTCGTCGAGAAAGCCCATCCCGTCGCGCTTGTGTTGGAGGCGCGTGATTTCGACCGGTCCGCCGTCGCGGCGGCTTTCGAGGTACTCCTTCTGTTCGTCGGTCGGGTCGCGCGCGGCGACGACCATGCGCTCTCCGTCGGGCGAGAAGTCGAACTCGCGGACCCCCTCGTCGAAGTCGGTCACCTGCCGGGCGTCGCCGCCGAGCGAGAGGTCGAACAGCCAGACCTGGGATTTGGGCTCGTCGTCGTTTCCGCCGTTCTGTTTTTCTTCGTCGTCCTCCGATCCGTCGTCGGCCTCATCGCTCCGTCCAACTTCGAGTGCCACGTCGCGGTCCCGACTCGCGAGGAACGCGAGTCTCTCTCCCTCTGGTCCCCACGCCGGCGACCCGGCGTTGGAGGCGCGGGTGAGCCGGTGCGGCTCCCGACTGGCGTCGGTGGGCGCGACGAACAGCGAGTTACGTATCTCGTCGGCGTTGGGGTCGCTCTCGGCGACGATGAACGCAACGCGCTCGCCGGTCGGCGAGACGGCCGCGTCGCGGATTCGCCGGAGATCGTAGAAGTCGTCCAGTTCGAGCGGGTCTGTCATGGGTTCTCCTCTCGACGGCATCACATGTGGGTTCTGGTCGCGGAACGCGTCGCCGTGTCGGTGCGGTGGTGGCGGTGAACGCGCCGGCGACGGCTTCGGTTCGACAGCAAGCATTGTTTCGTCGCGGCGATTTAAGCCTCTCCGCGGTAAGGGCGGTACATGAGCCAACAGCAACCGCAACCCGACGAGGGCCAAGAGGGGGCCGACGCCGACCGCTTCGCCGGCGAGAAGGACCCCGACCTCCCGAGTTCGGCGGTCACGTCGGGCGCAGAGCGCGCCCCGCACCGAGCGATGTTCCGCGCGATGGGGTTCGACGACGACGACCTCTCCGCGCCGATGGTCGGCGTCGCCAACCCCGCCGCCGACATCACGCCGTGTAACGTTCACTTAGACGACGTGGCCGACGCCGCCATCGCCGGCGTCGAAAGTGCAGATGGAATGCCCATCGAGTTCGGCACCATCACCATCTCCGACGCCATCTCGATGGGGACCGAGGGGATGAAGGCCTCGCTCATCTCCCGCGAACTCATCGCCGACTCGGTCGAGCTCGTCGCCTTCGGCGAGCGGCTGGACGCGCTCGTCACCGTTGCCGGCTGCGACAAGAACCTCCCGGGAATGATGATGGCCGCCATCCGAACCGACCTCCCGACCGTCTTCCTCTACGGCGGCTCTATCCTTCCGGGCGAGCACGAGGGCCGCGACGTAACGGTACAGAACGTCTTCGAGGGCGTCGGCACCTACGCCCAGGGCGAGATGAGCGCCGAGGAGCTGGACGACCTCGAACGCCACGCCTGCCCCGGCGCGGGGTCGTGCGGCGGAATGTTCACCGCGAACACGATGGCCTCCATCTCGGAGGCGCTCGGCCTCGCCCCGCTCGGAAGCGCGAGCGCCCCCGCCGAGTCCGACGAGCGCTACGAAGTCGCAGAACGAGCGGGTGAACTCGCCCTCGACGCCGTCGAGAACGAGCGTCGCCCCTCCGACGTACTCTCGCGCGACTCGTTCGAGAACGCCATCGCGCTGCAGGTGGCGATGGGCGGTTCGACGAACGCGGTGCTCCACCTCCTGGCGCTCGCCGCCGAGGCGGGCATCGACCTCGACATCGACGACTTCGACGACATCTCGCGGCGCACGCCCAAGATTGCGAACCTCCAACCCGGCGGCACGCGCGTGATGAAAGACCTCCACGACATCGGCGGCGTGCCGGTCGTCCTCCGTCGCCTGCTCGACGCCGACCTGCTGCACGGCGACGCGATGACCGTCACCGGCCGGACGATAGCCGAGGAACTCGACCACCTCGACCTGCCGGACGACCACGAGATCGACGTCGACTTCCTCAACCCGGTTTCGGACCCGTTCTACGACGAGGGCGCGATCAAGATTCTGAAGGGGAATCTCGCGCCCGACGGCGCGGTCATCAAAGCGACGGGCGACGACGCGTTCCACCACACCGGCCCCGCCCGCGTCTTCGAGAACGAGGAGGACGCGATGCGCTACGTTCAGTCGGGCGGAATCGAGTCGGGCGACGTCATCGCCATCCGCAACGAGGGGCCACAGGGCGGTCCCGGCATGCGCGAGATGCTCGGCGTCACCGCCGCCGTCGTCGGGCAGGGTCACGAGGACGACGTGGCGCTTCTCACCGACGGTCGGTTCTCCGGCGCGACGCGCGGGCCGATGGTCGGCCACGTCGCCCCCGAGGCCGCGGCCGGCGGCGCGATTGCGCTGCTCGAAGACGGCGACGAGGTGACCGTCGACATCCCGAACCGGACGCTCGCCGTCGACCTCAGCGACGAGGAACTGGAGCAACGCCGCGAGAACCGAGAGCCGAAGCCGCCGAACTACACCGCCGGCGTGCTGGCGAAGTACGGGCAGTCGTTCGGGTCGGCCGCCAACGGTGCGGTCACGAACCCGGCGGTGAAGCGAGACGACTGAGTTTTTGGTCCAGATTTTCCCGAGGAGAGAGCGCGGAGCGGTCTCGACGACGGAAAAAGGTGGGTCTCCGAACCCGGCGGTGAAGCGAGACGACTGAGGCGCTGTTTTCGACTTTTCGCGCCGTTCAGGGGCGGCCCCACTCGTAGAACCAGTACGCGAGGCCGAACAGCATCAGGCCGATACCGAGCGCCGACGTCGCTGGCTCGGGGATGAGAAAGAGAATCAGTCCGGCGACGATGACGAGTCCGGGTCCGATTTCGTCCGCGTAGTTCGCGAGGTCCATACCCTCGTATACGCGAGGAAGTCACCTAAACGTACGGTCTACAGGCCGCCCGGCGACCGCCGGCTGACGGGTCAGGGACTCTCGACGAACAAGTCGAGAGGGCCGTCGCCGCCGACTGCGAGCGTCGCGCCGACGAACTCGCCGGCGTCGTTCGTCCGGTACTGAACCGACTCGATGCCGCCGCC contains the following coding sequences:
- a CDS encoding S9 family peptidase — encoded protein: MTDPLELDDFYDLRRIRDAAVSPTGERVAFIVAESDPNADEIRNSLFVAPTDASREPHRLTRASNAGSPAWGPEGERLAFLASRDRDVALEVGRSDEADDGSEDDEEKQNGGNDDEPKSQVWLFDLSLGGDARQVTDFDEGVREFDFSPDGERMVVAARDPTDEQKEYLESRRDGGPVEITRLQHKRDGMGFLDDVRSYLFVVDLERSEAERLDDAYARGAMSTGGLHPAWGSEGRIAFRSYRGENPDRTFEQDLYTVGSDGEGLRRLTHGDIGVSNPRWDAAGERLAFDGANPTNTCHPTEVYVVDDAEGSEARSVSASLDRTRSWGGAPEWVSDDELLAPVGDEALTRLVRLDAERDAPERVFENQGTDRTITQFSVGGNRVVVCLSHPSEGADLYALDATESDGSDPVRLTRLNDDLLSDAALPTCERVRYENGDGVEVEGLAYRPDGFDPENESYPVIAHIHGGPTAYDAPGFSFDYSYWTGRGYVVFNVNYRGSTSYGREFSESIRGEWGPREADDIISGVEELVDRGWADADRLFISGFSQGGINTAYVVTRTDMFAAAAPEHGIYDFYSLFGTADLHQWYVHDIGLPWEKPEEYRAISSIRDVGEIDTPLLVTAGGEDWRCPLSQAEQLYVSVRRRGVDAKLVVYPDEHHNIGAPERATHRLRELTDWFESHDPGRDDGEESATE
- a CDS encoding zinc-binding dehydrogenase, with translation MKAVQFTEHGDRDVIEYGEFSDPDPGPDEVLVDVKAGALNHLDIWTRKGMPGIDLEMPHIPGSDAAGVVEAVGEKVTRFEEGDHVAVSAGVWCGQCEFCRDGDVARCVRFHIIGEHVRGVHAEKAAVPERNLVSVPDHVDWEIAGSASLVFQTAWRMLLDRGELQAGEKVLVLGASGGVGHAAVQIADYAGAEVYATASSEEKLGYAKECGADHVINYEEEDFASEIRELTGKRGVDMVVDHVGEATYPDSLKSLAKGGRIVTCGATTGGNPGAGLNRIFWNQLSVIGSTMATPGQVDDVLELVWDGTFEPRIRETLPMSEAERAHEMIENREGFGKVVVIPDSEYE
- a CDS encoding alpha/beta fold hydrolase; amino-acid sequence: MTGNADIESAPVTEIPGDSVYVEANGVRLHTIQAGPEDGPLVVLLHGFPEFWYGWCDQIRPLANAGYRVVVPDQRGYNLSDKPDDLSAYRIEELAADVVGILDDAGRETAAIVGHDWGAAVAWWVALHYPDRVDHLGILNVPHPTVFRRTLKRSFGQKLRSWYVGFFQVPFVPERLSKAGDWRLLVRTMRQSSEPGTFSPSDFERYRRAWGQPGAFTGMVNWYRAVARSRPTPENGHVKPPTLVIWGAKDQFLKKSMARESVDMCEHGRLVMLDDATHWVQHEEPVRVSELLKEFLAE
- a CDS encoding desampylase, with amino-acid sequence MPSTRLSLTTTASDAIRSHAREGVHHDDGPREVCGVLIGERGEETSPHTVTGVRRVANVAADPRTSYELDPEATLEAVESAEAAGDDVVGFYHSHPESPAHPSETDRREATWEGYVYLIVSPAFDELRAWRWTGERFDPLDVEIG
- a CDS encoding MogA/MoaB family molybdenum cofactor biosynthesis protein — protein: MSENESGDGDHHHSHDSETDDHSRGDGHDSDTGDDRLGYGSDIDDHHRRDSDTEDHHHSHDHHHHDVETLGFAVVTVSSTRSLDDDPAGDAIAAAFEAAGHELATRELVSDNYDGVQGAVNRLVSRDDTDVVVTTGGTGVTPDDVTVGAVEPILEKELPGFGELFRRLSYDEIGTRVIGTRATAGVTDGVPVFCLPGSENAARLGAEEIIVPEAGHLTGLATREEDGENDEN
- a CDS encoding SDR family NAD(P)-dependent oxidoreductase, translating into MTPDPELYDSLDGQVALVTGANRGIGRELAARLTDLGATVYAGVRSVGHEIPDDQRRVLLDVTQEGDVHEAMATIDDEEGGLDILVNNAGIIGPSDSLAASRTPELDRTLATNLRGPMLVTKYALPALTAEPGGRVVNLSSGMGALGEPQSGGSAAYRISKTGLNGLTAYLHGEYGDDGLLANSVCPGWVRTEMGGENANRPVEKGAETPLWLCRFRPGSPAGKFWRDRDVIGW
- a CDS encoding HAD family hydrolase, encoding MAVVYVDLDGTLVRYDRSFADMFASAAESTGVPAGEAAEAYYTERFFEQFAAFDDDPYLAAARELCAEYAPEANPEAFAEARIEAELRASVVAPSAVDALESLAAEHRLGVLSNGVGDVQRAKLDRHGLSPLFDEVLVSHDVGVTKPDRRIFEMARDRLPGDEHVYVADDPEDDIAPANEAGFRTILVGDPMRESGEVTNGETESADHRIAPDGFGRIESILAD
- the ilvD gene encoding dihydroxy-acid dehydratase, translated to MSQQQPQPDEGQEGADADRFAGEKDPDLPSSAVTSGAERAPHRAMFRAMGFDDDDLSAPMVGVANPAADITPCNVHLDDVADAAIAGVESADGMPIEFGTITISDAISMGTEGMKASLISRELIADSVELVAFGERLDALVTVAGCDKNLPGMMMAAIRTDLPTVFLYGGSILPGEHEGRDVTVQNVFEGVGTYAQGEMSAEELDDLERHACPGAGSCGGMFTANTMASISEALGLAPLGSASAPAESDERYEVAERAGELALDAVENERRPSDVLSRDSFENAIALQVAMGGSTNAVLHLLALAAEAGIDLDIDDFDDISRRTPKIANLQPGGTRVMKDLHDIGGVPVVLRRLLDADLLHGDAMTVTGRTIAEELDHLDLPDDHEIDVDFLNPVSDPFYDEGAIKILKGNLAPDGAVIKATGDDAFHHTGPARVFENEEDAMRYVQSGGIESGDVIAIRNEGPQGGPGMREMLGVTAAVVGQGHEDDVALLTDGRFSGATRGPMVGHVAPEAAAGGAIALLEDGDEVTVDIPNRTLAVDLSDEELEQRRENREPKPPNYTAGVLAKYGQSFGSAANGAVTNPAVKRDD